ACCATGGTaaactgaagacacacatgcggactcacacaggggaaaaaccctacaggtgtgagaagtgcagcaggcagttctgTCAGCTGGGTGATCTTAAGAAACACAtacgtactcacacaggggagaaaccctacaggtgtgaggagtgcagtaggcaCTTCAGTCAGCTGGATGagctgaagactcacatgcggactcacacaggggagaagccctataagtgtgagaagtgcagcaagcagtttagtacATCAAGCcatctgaagagacatatgcgtactcacacaggggagaaaccgtacaagtgtggggagtgtagcaggcagttcagcgCGTCAagaaatctgaagaaacacatgcggactcacctACAGGGAGAAAATGTATAAATGTGTCGGCCATGACCAGCATTTTACTACAAGTTGGTTTCAAGGTTCATGCATAATGTGAAAGCTCTTTTGATATTAGAAATGATGCGAGTGCTCAGCCTCAGTGCTGTCGATTAGAATACAATGAAATCATGCAGATGAGAAAGCCCACCAGTTGATGTGTAGAGATTGGTTTGAAAAACCAAAGTTTACAAGGAAATAGCAAGTGCTAAAACATTCCTTTATCCTGTATCCTGCATAGCTGGCTCAGCTTGCTAACCACCATAGCTTGTGAGTGGAatgattgagccagcagttactacggaggatggtactccaGTTAGAATTAAAATCTACTATgttacggaggatggtacccagagtAACATCGCTTTACTTAGAAGTTAGAACTGAAATCtagtatgtatatgtatctttGTAGAATACATGTAGACTATACTCTGATGAGTATTTATATAGATAAGCTGATATAATGGATCTTCTGCTTAAGTTAACACACCAGGTAAGGTTGTTGTAAATAAGAGATCATCCAGTGTTGTAGTTACTGATACTGTTAGTTATTTTCAGGTAATGTTTGCATGTTCGTTCCTGATCAGGTAGTTTGTAGTTGgaagttttgttattttatagAGTTTGCAAACTTTGCATAGTTGTACATagttatatacattttgttttcatagaTATTCCTACTAATAATCATATTCGTTATAAGTTAACCAACAACTTACTGTAGCAGCATTCTGGTTCGTTTTCTGTTAATGTTGTATAGttttatatgcatatataaGTAGTTCTGTAACAATATTACTCTCTTTCTTACTCTTAGGGTTAACTTTCTGACAACATATAGTagcaactgtttttttttctgacttaaAGTTTAATCTTCACCATTTTGTAGTTCAATATTTACAGTCAAATAAAATTAGATCCAGATGTTGGCTGTTTTGTAGGTTATTTAAGAGACAAGGAaggatggtttgtttgtttgaacttttattttttcatgAGAAGCTTAAATCGACCGACAGGCTACTTTTCAATGAAGTCATGAGGGAAAAGGTTAGGGTCAGATAAGATATAACAGAGATAGAGATTGGTGGGTATGTTTGGACATGTCACTGCACTTTTGCATCGCCTGATGATTTTACAAAGACAAAAGTTTCTACCCCAAAGTAACATATTGTTACTTTAAAAGGAGGGGGCCAAGTATTTGATTGTGATTTAAGAACACCTATGGTGTATCAATTGTAGACTTGCTGTTACATAATGGAAGCACTGTCACATTTATGAACAGCCAGAAACCAGGCCAGAATTATCTGAATCATAAACACGTAATGTTGTTGTCCACAATTCATGTTACAAGTAAAAAGTCTAACGTTACATTCGTCATGTGAACATATTTTTTGAAACCGACATAGGAATACAAGTTGCAAGCAGGATATAAGCTGAATGCAAGATACTTATATTCCTTGCAAATGTATAAGACAAATCTCAGTAACGTATCTTAGTCTCAGCCTTAAaacttgagaaaaaaaacacgaaaatattcaaattttattttgtaccgaaacttaaaacaaaTCTATTACAATAAAAGTATACCCTGTCCACCTCTGTTCCCAGCCAACTGGCACCATTCGACCCTCCTACTCCCGTAAAAGTCACTCCGCTTTGCACGTCTCCGCTTTGCACGTCAAAAACAGGCTTGGCATGGACGGTATGGTTTGTTAGATTACTTAGATATATAGAATAGCCTACCCCCCTCACGAATGGAACAGCCCAGTGTGGACTGTGGAGTTTCCGAGAATACACTCACGTGGACTTagatgtgtgtgtcagtgtgctTATTTATCCCTGAGTAAAGAGGGACGGAAAGTAAGCTTAACATGGTTTGCAGTAGTTTTACAGATGGCACGAAGACAATCTGTACATATGTGATGCCACATATACAATGCACGATGTCTGATTTTTAGGCACACACAAAGTAGGCGCCAAGCGTACTTTAATCAACATATAACATTTACGCCTGCTTTAAGGCGTTCTTTAGCATGTTTGAGTGAGTGTAATTATGTGTTGGTGTATCAAGAATCTGGCTAGAAAATAAAATTCTTGTACGGAATCAGAATGGACTTCCAGAGTTTTTAACGTTTTGCCAGTAAAGCAAAGATGATGTACTGAATAATGATCGCTGAGGCCAAAATGATTTTAAATATGGCCGTTAATACCAAATGGGTGATGCTATTAGAATAATTTATTTCCCAATACTAGGAGCTGATAAATAGTTAATTTGGCAGTTGGCGCGTTGGTAACGTTCACGTATTAACCCTCGTGCCATCGTGACGTCaacttcagacaatcaacacgcctgtctaatcaaacattgttttctcCACTCCGTTGCGTAACGTCCACACCGAGCTCCAGTCTGAGGGGTACAGCTGAAGAAAACGCCCGAGGACAGCTCTTCGTCACTTCCTTACCCACTGAGTGGCAACTGATGATTTTCTGACCAGCTTTAGAGGTATGTTTGGTGAAAGCTAAGGTGAGTATCTTTCCAGAATCCAGATCACCTGATGAAAAGTAGTTAATTATGACCTACCCAATGAAGGCAACTGGAAGCTGCCAAAATGTCgcggattaaaaaaaatcatggcaacatcaacagcaacattacagtcaaacctgcccgagcgaccacctcttctcagcgaccacctggccatttcgaccgctttgtctcggtcccgatttattttcccattgacgtaagcattaagcgacctttgctcaacgaccacctggccaacgcgaccggcccaaattgggacccataacgaccacatcattttcaaaattgaggttttcatcgatttttgatgataactagcgcgattttgtgccgaaattggccagtttgcgtcagaTTTTGGGGTTGAAGTTagagtttacagtgtgcgtgttgtatttggcattaaagacctcgcttctttgcgtgcgtgcagtgtgcttgctatttgccatgtaacacaacggaaaccatttatactttgcatcgggcatgttttgagttgatactcttctcagcgaccacctgtccaaatcgaccgttttttttcggtcccccgggtggtcgttttgggcaggtttgacttcCAACTAAGTCATCAATTTTAACTTCCAACTAAGTCATCAATTTGAAGGAACTATTCATAGGATCAAATCCTTAGAAAAGGCATTTTGTTGgaattttcacattttaaaGATGTTTATAGGGCATGATATCGACTCAAGCTCTCGTAACCCGATCGTCTCTTACCGGATCAgtcacaccaatttgatttcttctgATTCGTTTCGATATTATTGTGTAGAAGCATGTCTATATctatatttacatattgtggTACCACCAACGAAACAAGTTCCTCTAAGTCTTATCAATGTTTCAATTTTCCTATTTCATGATAAAgtaaatttgtcaaatttcatgcTTGAAATGTCAGCACTCAGGAATGTTGACTACTAGCCAGTTTCTTATTTACTGCTTTTTCACCCGCCCTCCCCGTTATCGTCCTGCAACAATCTCAGAACCAAGGAATTACATTGATGTGGCTCAATATTCTTATCTGGTCGAAACGGCGTCAGGAAAATTTTAGTGAAAAGCAAGAACagtaaacaacctccatgcCTAATGTTAATATTCAAatagccagcttcagacaatcaacataaCCATATGATTCGGTACGACTGCTCTACGGCTGTTTAGTCAGAGCTGATGAAGCATTCATTCTGCATGCACAATAACAAATTCGTGTAACAAAATGCTATTCTGCTTTTTTGTGTAGCATGGCTCAATATGTTACGGATTGGTCTATAGTCTGACTTCACGTGACTTCGAGTATGGAGCATCCTTGCTCCTCGATATACAGCCCTCATACTCGTATTCAAACGTACAGCTTCAGACATTCAACGTGAACAATGATGCAAACATATCAATAAAACAAATCTAACTTAGCATGAAAGTGAattaatctgtgttggtaaactaCATTATGGCACTAAACTTCATCTTAAGTTAGATAAAGTTTAGTTCGTGCCAGAACACTAATCTAAGGCACTCCATTTTGGAACAGGTAATGAAGTAAGTATCATGGCGCGCTATCTTTCAAATGTTGATATTGTTTATTTGGTTGTTTGTTGGTTTATCAACTCCTTTAGCTGTCACATGTAGATGGAACAGCTAAACTTTCAGGAgcaacaaatacacacagaaaacatggacagcataacataacatagcaGTTATGTCATGATTACTAGTACTAACAATAAATCCGCATGTGCTGACACAATGGTAGCTTATACTATTGGATGTATGATAATAAATGTAATCATAATCTTATTAATTGTATATATTTTACCACCATTACCTTTTGCTGTTTAGGTTTGTACGAGAACTATTAATATGAAAAACGTTAGTCATtacttcatttacatgtatcacctTTGCTTGAAAGATTTCTTTTTCGGTGTTGTTGTGTTTCTGGTGTTGTGTTTCTGGTTTAGCAACTCAAGAAGCAATGGATGGATTGCCATAAAGTCTTATTTGTGGCCCGTAGGTCTTACcctatcaaagaaaaaaaataaattttactcaatgaaaaaaaaactgtcagagAAAAGTATGTCTTCAATGAGACTAATAACTCCCACAATTACAGCAAAACTATTGATACAAAGATTAATTGTTTCACAACAGCGTTGCAGAGTTAAAATTGTCAAATACTTTAAAAGAGGAgccatttcattgttttgccTAGGTAACAGACGACATGGGGAGAAAGCTACGACACCTGCTGATTTTcattctcatcatcctgaaggagccaAGCATACCAGAAGCCGGCTGCAGCTGTGCATCGTCATCAAGCTGTGACTGCAGCAACCGGGGCCTCTCCAGCATCCCCCATGACCTCGGAAAATCCATCCACCAGCTACAATTGAAACgtaaccagataacaatgattcaggctggtacatttgtaaatctgccCCATCTACAAAAGTTGTACCTATcctccaaccagataacaatgattcaggctggttcatttgtaaatctaccccagctacacaCTTTGCAACTGACGtccaacaagataacaatgattcaggctggtacatttgtaaatctgccCCATCTACAAAAGTTGTACCTATcctccaaccagataacaatgattcaggctggttcatttgtaaatctaccccagctacataCTTTGCAACTGAAGtccaacaagataacaatgattcaggctggtacatttgtaaatcctCCCCATCTACAAAAGTTGTACCTATcctccaaccagataacaacGATTCAGCCTGgttcatttgtaaatctaccccagctacataCTTTGCAACTGAAGTCCAACAAGATAACAATAATTCAggctggtacatttgtacatctgcCCCTTCTACAAGAGTTGTACCTATCCTtaaaccagataacaatgattcaggctggttcatttgtaaatctaccccagctacaagacTTCCACCTGTCCTACAACCAGATAACAGTGATTCAGgctggtacatttgcaaatctgccCCATCTACAAGAGTTGTCCCTGTACACCAACCAGATATCAATGATTATGGaaggtgcatttgtaaatctaccccagctacaaacGTTGTACCTATCCTACAACCAGATATCAATGATTCAGGCAGgttcatttgtaaatctacccggGCTACAAACGTTGTACCTATTCTCCAACAAGATAACACTGATTCAGGCTGgttcatttgtaaatctaccccagctacataCTTTGCAACTGAAGtccaacaagataacaatgattcaggctggtacatttgtaaatctatcCCGGCTACGACTGTTGTACCTATCCTCCAACCAGATCACAATGATTCAGGCTGgttcatttgtaaatctaccccagctacataCTTTGCAACTGAAGTCCAACaatataacaatgattcaggctggtacatttgtaaatctgacCCATCTACAAGAGTTGTCCCTGCACACCAACCAGATATCAATGATAATGGAAAGTGCATTTGTAAACCTGCCAAAGCTTCAAAGTTTATACCTTATGAACAACAAGATGTCTGCTATTCCTCCTTTAGCTTTTAGCTTGCTGCCACATCATCTCGTCATAAAACTGGACaggaacccctggcagtgtgactgtaagatggttCCCTTTAGGCTAGATTCGACTAAATTTCCTTCATTTAAAGATCAGGTAATCTGTGCACAGCCCACCAACTTACAGGGACATAAGCTTACAGATGTCAGTCCTGAAGACTTGGTATGTGCGGAGCCAACCATATCAGCACTGACTGTTAATGTCCATGTAACCTTTAACAACTATGATAAAACAGCCGGCTCAACAACAGGTCCTGCAGATGATAAGACTAAACAAAGAGGAACAATAGCTTCACCCCTTCAAGCAACTTCAGACAGACCACAAACTggcaaaacaataacaacaataactcCTCAAACCACTTCCAAGGAATCTGTTCCCAGTTTCCCCATACATATTCTCATTGGCTCTGTCTGTGGTTCAATAGCTGGCATTGCCCTGATCGGCACAGTCATTTTCACAATTtggtgcaagaggaggaccAAGAGTCCTCCTTCAGACCCTTCAGCTAGAAACCCCTCGTATGGCACAGGGCAGATTGATTTAATCATGCAAGGTCTCCTGTACAAAGCCGTAGGTCAGCATCAGGCTACCACtaaatccaacccaaacaccacagctgctctaatgaccagtggtcatgatcaccagtatgaagatatagacaaacaacacaatcagacaggacagggtcagtctcagaccatcactgaatccaacccaaacacaacagctgctttaatgaccagtgatcatgatcaccagtatgaagatatagacaaacaacacaatcagacaggacaggatcagtctcagaccatcactgaatccaacccaaacaccacagctgctttaatgaccagtgatgattatcaccagtatgaagatatagacaagcaacacaatcagacagggcaggcccagtctcaggccatcactcaatccaacccaaacaccacaacAGTTActgctttaatgaccagtggtcatgatcaccagcaTGAAGATatggacaaacaacacaatcagacaggtcagggtcagtctcaggccatcactgaatccaacccaaacaccacagctgctctAATGActagtggtcatgatcaccagtatgaagatatcgacaaacaacacaatcagacaggtcAGGGTCAGTCTCATACtaaatccaacccaaacaccacaactgctttaatgaccagtggtcatgatcaccagaatgaagatacagacaaacaacacaatcagacaggtcAGGGTCAGTCTCATACtaaatccaacccaaacaccacacctgctttaatgaccagtggtcatgatcaccagcaTGAAGATAtcgacaaacaacacaatcagacaggtcagggtcagtctcaggccatcactgaatccaacccaaacaccacagctgctctAATGActagtggtcatgatcaccagtatgaagatatcgacaaacaacacaatcagacaggacagggtcagtctcagaccatcactgaatccaacccaaacaccacagctactttaatgaccagtggtcatgatcaccagaatgaagatatagacaaacaacacactCAGACAGGTCAGGGTCAGTCTCATACtaaatccaacccaaacaccacacctgctttaatgaccagtggtcatgatcaccagcaTGAAGATAtcgacaaacaacacaatcagacaggtcagggtcagtctcaggccatcactgaatccaacccaaacaccacagctgctctAATGActagtggtcatgatcaccagtatgaagatatcgacaaacaacacaatcagacaggacagggtcagtctcagaccatcactgaatccaacccaaacaccacagctactttaatgaccagtggtcatgatcaccagaatgaagatatagacaaacaacacaatcagacaggtcAGGGTCAGTCTCATACTAATTCCAACTCAAACACCACAActgctttaatgaccagtggtcaCGATCATCAGTACGGAGATATGACCCAACATAATCATCTAGAGTGTGGCCAGATCTTTAACACAAACATCACAGCTGCTGTAGCAACCAGTGGCCATGACCAACAATATGTAGACATGAACcaacataatcagacagggaAGGACTATCAGGCTATCATGGAAGCGAGAAACCCCTCGTATGGCAGAAGGCAGATTGATTCAATGGAAAGTCCCCTGTACAAAGCCGTAGGTCAGCATAAGGCCACcactgaatccaacccaaacaccacagctgttTTAATGGCCAGTGACCATAATCACCAgaatgaagatatagacaaacaacacaatcagactgGTCAGGGTCAGTctcaacacaatcagacagggcagggtcagtctcaggccaatTAGGATCTGTGCCTTGTTACAACTTACTTGTAGTGGATAATCATCACaacagtagtctgtgtaacacaaactctgctgtccagggctgtaactggccggcggatgttgggcgggctgctataagcgagatttaatcaggctaatcaCAACAGGTGCATTCAGATATAATTAACACATCATTATACTgtactatgtacagtatgtattgTTTAGACAAGGGGTGAagaccgcgaaaactgcgaacataaaaccaccatgaaaatttcCGCATTTTATTACTATAGAtgaattgtgatgatatttgacaTGTTGGactttttttgcatttcaaTATAGGAATATCATTCACTTAATCCTCTCAGCACGAAGGATTCAAATGAAATTTATCTTacatctactactagtattcattatatttcagccttttttttacattccgattattttttattacatggAGCTACCAGATTGATTGCAGGTTCGTCTAGATAAGACATAATGAAGGATTCCTAATCTACCACAAATTTCCTTATCCAGATGTTCTATCTGCAAAGTGACAGTAgctctatacacctttctcacgcggcggccatgatagatcgaagaagaggtcaatgaggcaaacagacaaaacttatttctaaaatcagttcccatttagttttcccccaaaccacacaaattttcatgatataagatagaatagtaaatattacaagaagtgttatgcaccgaaagatgtagcaatttatagtagtgtagactgaccccatagtcccttaagagatgcaaaataacaacataataatgcaaattgttaacgaatttgcagccattcacttattggtcgatttcctaattggcaggctaccattggtcgaactgctaattatgatggacagccttttgtttgccacattgaactcgttttagatctatcatggccgccgcgtgagaaaggtgtatatcagCCGGAAGCATACATTGCACCTAAgccagtaggggtgggtactggttcagaaaatttaggtacaggtacggtccaggtccagaagaccaggtccaggtccggacctgaatctggacctaa
This genomic stretch from Branchiostoma floridae strain S238N-H82 chromosome 13, Bfl_VNyyK, whole genome shotgun sequence harbors:
- the LOC118429774 gene encoding protein krueppel-like, coding for MLTHTGEKPYRCEECSRQFSDHGKLKTHMRTHTGEKPYRCEKCSRQFCQLGDLKKHIRTHTGEKPYRCEECSRHFSQLDELKTHMRTHTGEKPYKCEKCSKQFSTSSHLKRHMRTHTGEKPYKCGECSRQFSASRNLKKHMRTHLQGENV